The following coding sequences lie in one Arachis hypogaea cultivar Tifrunner chromosome 9, arahy.Tifrunner.gnm2.J5K5, whole genome shotgun sequence genomic window:
- the LOC112711573 gene encoding uncharacterized protein yields MEEPNPISSAQGSTSRNSDNASSSIGQYEALLRAVRNGDIHSTRKFLKDDPEALNAKITLYGERALHVAAMFGHLHIVKYLMELISEKDLDELLNNFGHSVLLYATFSWDESINIKIAKYLVDKNQRLPAIAATSNYWLPVTWALKLGQIQTCRYLYSVTPFEALLPENGNQGANLLALCYYSKMFDLALDLVRRCPRLVTRSGTFGNNFLVILAKTPFSYPQLPFWKRWLYSRIQVHLEPPSSLNQVVIPVSETNQTRQHHNKGSLACPPGIMKEIHEAKLSDEQARVLLRAACNAISLENEEEISKSRMSEAILMAAQRGNATFIVEALKAQFSLLWTWNKDERRIFSVAVQYRQASVYNLLHGLTLKPSFPSSYDAYGNYMLHMAGMLAPPEQLNPIPGALLQMQRELQWFKEVESITPPNIKQQLNKDNLTPRELFTKEHKELVKEGEKWTKGTAGSCGVVAALVATITFAAAFTIPGGNDQRKGYPIFLYKNLFMLFIISDAVSLFSFTTSLLMFLGLLTSRYAEDDFLKSLPTKLIVGLSAMFISLATMMAVFCTTLFLMLQHRS; encoded by the exons ATGGAGGAACCAAATCCAATTTCAAGTGCGCAAGGAAGCACGTCACGAAATTCAG ACAATGCAAGCAGTTCTATTGGGCAATATGAAGCACTATTGAGGGCAGTGCGCAATGGAGACATACATAGTACtcgaaaatttctaaaagatGATCCGGAAGCATTGAATGCAAAGATCACGCTCTATGGCGAGAGAGCACTTCATGTTGCAGCTATGTTTGGGCATCTGCACATTGTGAAGTATTTAATGGAACTGATTTCAGAAAAAGATCTTGATGAATTGCTAAATAATTTTGGTCATTCAGTATTGCTATACGCTACTTTCAGTTGGGATGAAAGTATCAACATTAAGATTGCAAAATACTTGGTTGACAAGAACCAGCGGCTGCCTGCTATCGCTGCTACCAGTAATTATTGGCTTCCGGTGACATGGGCTCTTAAATTGGGCCAAATTCAAACGTGTCGGTACCTTTACTCAGTCACACCCTTTGAAGCATTGCTGCCTGAAAACGGGAATCAGGGTGCTAATCTTCTGGCGTTGTGCTACTACTCCAAGATGTTTG ATTTAGCTCTGGACTTAGTGAGGCGTTGCCCAAGATTAGTAACGAGGAGCGGGACATTTGGGAATAATTTTTTGGTGATATTAGCAAAAACACCTTTCTCATATCCCCAACTACCATTCTGGAAACGATGGTTGTATTCAC GTATCCAAGTGCACCTAGAACCTCCATCTTCCCTCAATCAAGTTGTCATTCCCGTTTCAGAAACTAATCAAACAAGACAACATCATAATAAAGGCAGCCTTGCATGTCCACCAG GAATAATGAAGGAAATACATGAAGCAAAATTAAGTGATGAACAAGCTCGTGTGTTGCTACGTGCTGCGTGCAATGCAATTTCTctggaaaatgaagaagaaatctCAAAAAGTAGAATGTCGGAGGCAATACTTATGGCAGCACAACGAGGGAATGCCACATTTATTGTTGAAGCATTAAAGGCGCAATTTAGCCTTTTGTGGACCTGGAACAAAGATGAAAGGCGCATATTTTCTGTTGCTGTTCAGTATCGCCAAGCAAGTGTTTACAATCTACTTCATGGTCTTACTCTCAAGCCTTCATTTCCAAGCTCCTATGACGCCTATGGCAATTATATGCTTCATATGGCAGGAATGCTAGCTCCACCAGAACAGCTTAATCCTATTCCCGGGGCACTTTTACAAATGCAACGAGAACTTCAATGGTTCAAG GAAGTGGAGAGCATCACGCCACCTAACATAAAGCAACAATTAAACAAGGACAATTTGACACCTAGAGAATTGTTCACAAAGGAACATAAAGAGTTAGTGAAAGAAGGTGAGAAATGGACCAAAGGAACGGCAGGTTCTTGTGGTGTTGTAGCAGCCCTTGTAGCTACCATCACTTTTGCTGCTGCTTTCACTATTCCAGGTGGCAATGACCAAAGGAAGGGATATCCAATTTTCTTGTATAAAAATCTATTTATGCTGTTTATAATATCAGATGCAGTGTCACTCTTCTCTTTCACAACTTCATTGCTTATGTTTCTGGGTCTCCTCACTTCTCGCTATGCAGAAGATGATTTTCTCAAGTCACTACCCACAAAGCTCATCGTAGGCCTTTCCGCTATGTTCATCTCTCTTGCAACTATGATGGCAGTCTTTTGTACCACTCTTTTCCTTATGCTCCAACACCGATCATGA